Below is a genomic region from Naumannella halotolerans.
AGCCCGGCCTCGGCGGCGCGTTGCGCGGCGGCGGAGTCGACCACCCCCAACTGCAACCAGACCGCCTTCGCGCCGACCTCGATCGCCTCGTCCACCACGGCCCCGGCCAGCTCGGAGTTGACGAAGACATCGACCACATCGATCGGGCCCGGTATGTCGGCCAGTGAGGCGTACCCGGTCTGTCCCTGCACGGTCTCGGCCTTCGGGTGGACCGGCACGATCTGCTTGCCCAGTCCTTGCAGGAAC
It encodes:
- a CDS encoding CoA-binding protein, translated to MAPAPPTESASVNDPAVIERLLRDADRWAVVGLSNNSARTAYRIAEFLQGLGKQIVPVHPKAETVQGQTGYASLADIPGPIDVVDVFVNSELAGAVVDEAIEVGAKAVWLQLGVVDSAAAQRAAEAGLDVVMDTCPAIEAPKFGLG